The stretch of DNA AATTTGAACTTTCACCTTGGTTATTTTATTCAGCAAATGCTTTCACTGCACTGGAGACgcagaaatgtttcaaaattagaaaaaaaaaatttcaactccCAAACAACTACTGATAAATAATGTAATGTACAACCTAGAGAGGAGCTCAAACACGATGTTAAAAACTGTTagccctgggacgcctgggtggctcagttggttgggcgactgccttcggctcgggttcaTGATCCTgcaatcctgggatcgagtcccgcatcgggctcctagctccacggggagtctgcttctctctctgactctctcactatctctctctcaaataaataaataaaatcttaaaaaaaaaaaaactgttagccCTGTTGCCTCCTGAGCATTCTTTGTATtacaagttacttaattttccATTAGTTCTCCCCTTCAGATTGCAAATTCCCCTAAACGCCAAGAGACCATATATTACTCATACTATGCATAGTTGGTGTCATGCTTAACACCTGGTAGAGACTCATAAATATTTCTACTGAAAAGGGTTCcgacaaaatataaaagaaatcagaaagatgAAATCAAGAACCCAACTCAACTTTTTCCTGTTATAAACCTAATGATAGTGACTTTATCCACAAATATGATTTTTACAGACGAGAGAATTCAGAAGCTAAAGAGGAAACAGAATGTAATTGGAAAAATCTCGGAAGAAACGAATAAATTCCAGTTGCTGtcctttaaaatgaaatcataagtAAATATCCTAAAGTGCTgatacaactcttttttttttttttttttttaagtattttatttatttggcagagaaacaggagctgggggagtagaagagggaatGCAGGTTTCCCGCCaggcaggaagcccgatgcggagctcgatcccaggaccctgggaccaggacttgagctgaaggcagacgcctaacgactgagtcacccaggcgcccctgacacaacttttaacaagaaaaaatgaagttttgtttttctgaggctTATGACGCCCACCAAAAACTAGGGAAAAATTCACCCtaacatattaacatattaacGTTTGTATGTTTCGCAGATATCTGGCAttcttttccttcactgtacaaaaTCTGCATTCGATGTAaatcattatattaaaatttttctggTCCAGACGCAGAACCTCTTCCGGTATAAAGCCCACCTTCCTGCAATGTTGCGCGTGCCCAGTGTACCCTACTGCTTTTCTCCGCTTTGCTGCATCTCAGACTTGTAACAGGTAAGGATATCCTGGAGCTGCAGTCGGCTGATGCAAACCAAACCCAGGGGGGTCCCAAGAGCTTTCGGGTACGTAAACTGAAAAGGGGTGATCTGTCTCAGCTTGAGAATCTCCCATGGCCAGGAGCCTAAGTACACAAGCTGCCTGCACTCGCGGGGTCCCGAGGAAGGGGAGGATGAtgggagaagaagaggaactACAAGCCCCAGCATGCAGTGCACACTCTGGCTCCTGGAAAGAGGGCCGCGGAGAGGTGCAGCCCAACAGCGGGCGGTCGAAGAGATGCCGACGGCCGACCACAATGTTCAGAATGAGGAAGTCAAGCGCGGCGCTGTAAACAAGGCTTAAGTCCCGTATTCATGACGTTTGCGGTTTCGCCGGGGGCCCTAGTATGCTGAGGAGTGGAATTTCCGGACCACACAGGCCGGTCCTCGCCGGGCTCGGACCTCCACAGTCCCAGAGCCTCCTGCGTTTCCATGGCATGCCCGGGCCGGATATGATGTCTtcgtagagaaaaaggaagaggcgGAGCGGGGCGCGGTGACGTCCTTCCAAGATGGCGGAGAGAGCGTGAAGAAACTGTTCCCCTTTGGTTTGCTTTAGGTGAGTTCTTTTTTCACCCTTAGATTGCCAGTCCCACTCTCTAGACCCTGGGCCATCGGAGGGCACTCTTTTTGGAGTTCCAGTTCAGGTCGGGGAGAAGGTATTAACGTGGAATGCTCGAGGAGGCAGCCCGATGTTGGCCTTGGCCACAACCTCTGCTGTGGGAACTGGAGGTAGTGGGAGCTGGGCGAAAGGCAGTGCGGCACAAGCCGGGAGAGGGTTGGCTTTGGTTGTCACTCTCCGTTGCGGTCGGGAATGGAGAAGTGGGAAGAAAGGGGGTGTGGCTTCCTCCGGGCGAGTGACGGAACCTTGACAACTCTTGGTTCTGCTCGTTCTCCGCGCCTGGGCACCCACTTCGCGTTTTAAAGCAGCTGTGCACTACGGAAACTAACGGCTTTCGGTGATTTGAGAGCAATTTTAAAGAACTCGTACCGTGTTTTTTCTCCATCTGTTCAAAGGGGGTCATTTCTTagtggtttgttttattttttccccagcatGTGCATGCGAACTGAGCTTGAAAGTCTGAAGGTTCTGTTTCTGCAAAAGCGTGAAATTTTGCGGTGCTTTTTTTCAGGTCATGCAAGTGTTTTCATTTATCGCCATTTATTCATGTGACCCAAGGATTGTGTTAGTTGTCCAAGATGTAACATAGACAGGAACTTACCCTTCAGCATTTTAAACTATTCTGTTTGATAAGAATTTTCGTTGGAGGAGGCAGTAAATGAGAACTGACTTTGTTTTTGTCCATGTTCTGTCCCATGTCCCTTCTCCCCTTACCAATTGCTTAGGTGAAATGTTTGATGAAAACTTAGGGTTACTGACTTGcgatttctttttgtcttttagaaCAAGGGTAAAATTCCATTCTGATACCAAAATGCAGTATTCGCACCACTGTGAGCACCTTTTAGAGAGACTGAACAAACAGCGGGAAGCAGGTTTTCTTTGTGACTGCACTGTAGTGATTGGGGAATTCCAGTTTAAAGCTCATAGGAATGTGCTTGCCTCATTTAGTGAGTATTTTGGTGCAATCTACAGAAGCACTTCTGAGAACAATGTGTTCCTTGATCAGAGTCAGGTGAAGGCTGATGGATTTCAGAAACTGTTGGAGTTCATATACACAGGAACTTTAAATCTTGACAGGTAaagtacacattttattttcacttataaaAGCTAGTCAGCATTCTGTAGGGCTAAAGTAGacttatattttttccattcagtCCCTTAACTTGGAGTCTTCTTATAGTCATGTGTACAATGCTATTGTTGTTTGTAATAAAGAAGTCAGTATTACTGATTTGGGGTGAACAGACTGCATTTCTTAAGCACAAAAGGCACAGGCGTTAATAAGATTAAAGCCTTGTTTCTGATACATTTGATTTATCTACTGAAATAAAGCCTGTGATTTCAGTTATGAAAACATGAGGAACATACACAATGAATTCTAAGTGAATTCCAGTTTCTTTGGTCTTTATGtacctctgctcttctccctctctcactctatcCCCTACCTCTTATGGTGGTGGAGGTAAGGGAGTGTAGATGAAGAAAGAAGGATAAGCCTCTGTGTTCATTTGGTAATACTCCCATTTCTAACCATAGATAGCAATGTGCAGGACCTCTTCCTGATCttgtttcaggaaaataatttccttgGAGCGTAAATGGCAGTGGTTCCTGTTATCTCTGTAAAGCTTTCAGTACTAATGCTTAAATCAGATCTGAGGTGCTAGAATGCTTTTCTGAAATGTTTAATGCTCTCACTGCACTAACAAGAAGTAGATTCTGAGGAATTTCATAATGTAGGTGCTGTGTGTCTCCCATGCATAGTGAACTACATAATTAGTTTAATACTAATGCATTTATTAGTTTTGGAGGGAAATGTGGAGGTGGAAGAGAAACCTATCAaattattcctgttttctttatctcttatgAAGTGTGAACATGACTAGATCATAATCTGACATGAAAAGATTATGGGCTTTAGAGTTAGGTCTATCCTGTCAGTCACTGTGTCTCTGAGCAAGATGCAACCTctgagggcctcagtttccccatctgtaaaagtgAGATGGTAATAACTACCTTGGTGTTACTGTAAAGATCAAGGATTTACTTGAAGGCCCTCCTCCTGATGAACATTAGTTTCATTTATCTACCCTTTTCTACTCTCCTCTTCCTTTAACTCCACAATTTTTGGAGAAGAATTAGGAAAGAAGCCAAAAGGAAATACCTGAAATTCTGCCACCCACTGATAATCATTGTTAACATTTCaattaaatattctttcattcttttctagatgatctctctctctatatatacacatgcacagtAAGCAGAATCCTTCTCTCTGTTTTACACTGCAGcttattctttaaaaagctaGAAGCGGGATATTCTTAatccttttgaaaagaaaacatttgtactgtttggaattatttttaaattttggggtgATGACATCTTTGAGTCAGTTCTATATGAATTGATTAAAGGAACAGACCGGTGTCATAGATTAACCCACATGACAGATTATTTAAACTTACTGAATAGTTGACTCTGCAGGTGCCTCTTacttaaatatttagaatatgtaatataaaataaccaTAAAACTAGTGAATTTTGGTTGATCTTCAATTTAGTAGTTTCCCTTTCTCAATTAACTTTTCCAGAAAAATCTTGAATTGATTTGAACACACTGAAGAGCATCTTAGTTTGAGCCTTCATGCAAAGGACCAATGTGAAAAGAGCCAGATTTTTGCTCAGTCTTTTTTGGTACATACCTTTCCTGGGAACTAGTTGTTTGAGCCCAGCCACAGATGTGAGAAGCCTTACATCAAAAGTAGAAATTCTGTATATAACTTAGTGATTaaatttagtggaaaaaaaaaataaagaattaagtgGACTCATGAGCCAGATTTCCTTGATCAAATCTTAGTTCTAACACACTGTGATCTTGTACAAGTTAGCTTTCTTTGGACCTCTTAGCCTTCATTTGTATGTAAAATGAATTATTACAGATTGCATAGGCATGTCCTAAGAATTAAATGAACTGTTCATATAAAGTGCTTAGCCATATATCTGGCACTGTGTAGTTAAATGACTTTCAGTGACTGTTCAAAAGATGAAAGCAAGTTTGCAAGCACTGTAACTTCATGCTTGTAAACAAAAGCAGTTATTGATGTAAACAGATGCTGATTGGTTCTCTAAACTGTAACTGAGATTATAGGCTGTCTATGAAATAGATGAATAATTTGTATGAAATACTGTGTCAGTACTGAACAATTAACGTGCCACTCAGTGTTAGTTTGTATTGGGCTTAAATGCTACCAGACCTTGCTATGTGTTTGGTGGTTCATTTTATGGAACACTAAGGCACAATTATAATTGGAGGCCTTAGTATAATGAGTGATAAATTTGGTTTTGTTCTAGTGgtatttctcatttattataatttaataatagactaacaaaattaataaacatgCTAAGGAAAAGcataacatttttagaaagtgTTAATGCTACTGTATATgtggcaaaaacaaaataactttgtATAAAAGATGAACAAGATTGTGTTTATATTTGGAGCATTTGTGCTTTATCTTTGCAAATAGAGAATTAACTTCATTATAAAGATCATTTGTTATATATTCCAAAATTATAACTGAGGGACATAAGAAGTCTTTAGGTAATGTTTTCTTATCTAGGGAAAAGACTCCATTTGCAAGTAGGTTATATTCCAAGAGTTTATAGTATGTTTAGGAACTCAGGGTATATTttcccagaaaataaaatattccctAAACTTGTGATTAGGTTTCCAAACTGGCCTATCAACCTACTTAATCTGTAATGAGCTGAAAAATGATTATGTATATAACGaaaggcaattttttaaaagcaagtgtaatgttaaattaaaaaagaagaaacagggaCACccaggtcctggaactgagccctacattgggctctttgctcagcagggagcctgcttttgcctgcctctcctgcttgttctcactctctgacaaattttaaaaattataaaaaaaaaaaagaagaagaaacatacaGGTGGCacttgaaagaaagaagtttTCATTAGATGATGAGAAAATGGATAGAGATCTATAGATATTGTAGTATATGTTCGAAGACCTGAGTGATTTATGACActagttaatttttaatttcaaattttactttttttaaagatgtattaatAGCACTATATATTATCAGCTGTGACTAAAACCGTTTTCTAGTTTATACGTATAATGAAGAGGGGAcagggaaaatacatttttttctgaagagtTTAATATTATTTGGGGGAAATGGCAAGTAGTAAGTTTGCTTGGAgggtgtgtttctgtgtgtgtatgtacatttaTTCTCAGATACTTAAAAgggtcatatttttatattagtaGTTACTcaattctcagatttttttttttttaagattttatttatttatttgacagagctcacaagcaggcagagaggcaggtggtgggggagggggtggtgaagcaggcttgccgctgagcagagagcccaatgcagggctcaacccaggaccctgggatcatgacctgagctgaaggcagaggccttaacccactgagccacccaggtgccccaactctcaaattttttttaaatgaagtttttgtttatttatttgagggacggaaggagagagcacagaggaagagagagaagcagggtccctgctgagcagggagccatatgTGGGGCTCTTCCAGgttctcaggatcatgacctgagctgaaggcagacatttaaccaactgagccacccaggcacccctcaactctCAGATTTTATAGTTAAGAAAATCAAAGTGCCTAAATATCCTGACTTACTGTGATGAATTCACCTTGTAATGCCAGAGCCATTACTAGAGTAATCAAACAATTTTTCTTGCAATATAAACTTCTGAAGGGCAGGGACTATCTGATATTTCTAAATATCCCTCTTAGTGTACCACACATGAtagatgcttagtaaatattGACTGGAATGTTGAACTGGGTGAACTTAAGGCTTTTTATATAATTCTAGTAATGACAGACTCTCCAACTAACATGAgttagtcacacacacacacgagggtTGTTAGAGCTGACTGCATTCTAAATCCTTGTTCCTTCCAAGTATAATCAGTAAACCAGCAGCATTGGCATCACCAGCAGGTGTATTAGAAACGCAGACACTTAGGTCCCACCACAGACCTCCCCACAGAATCTGAATCTGCATTTAACAagatacctgggtgactcacaGGCATgagaaagtttgagaagcacagtTAAGGTCCCTCACAGGGGAGCATAGAAAGATGACAGGAAGTAATTTTTTAGACTCGCTGTTGTCAGTCCACAAAAGATGGTTGTATCTGAATAGGCCTCAGGATGAATGGGAGGAGGCAGTAAGTTGCCAACAGCTACTTTTTGTGttgcaagtatttttaaaaacacacagttATTATTTAACATCTTATTTTCTCATAGTGGTACATAATGTAGTATGTAACGAATTGTTTACATCTTTTCAAGTTGCAAAACTGGAGATTTTTGCCTGTACTTTAttctgaatgagtgaatgaatttttGTAAATTTGTTCTTTTAGTTATGCCTTTTTCATCATTTTGCTGCATTAGGTTTTTAAAAGGCATTGAAATTTATGTGCAGCTCTGTTTTCACaaatagtttttctttgttcAGAATATTGTCATTTAGCCTTGTTTCCTTACAGTTGGAATGTTAAAGAAATTCACCAGGCTGCTGACTATCTCAAGGTGGAAGAGGTGGTcactaaatgtaaaataaagatggaagattttgcttttattgctaATCCTTCTTCTACAGAGATATCTAGTATTACTGGAAACATTGAATTGAATCAACAGACTTGTCTCCTTACTTTACGAGATTATAACAGTCGGGAAAAATCAGAACTGTCTACAGATTTAGTTCAGGCCAATCCTAAACAAGGGGCTTTAGCAAAGAAGTCATCTCaaactaaaaagaagaagaaggcctTCAACTCCCAGAAAACAGGACAGAATAAAACAGTGCAATATCCAAGTGACATTTTAGAGAATGCGTCTGTTGAATTATTCTTAGATGCAAACAAAGTATCCACACCTGTAATAGATCAAGATTCACAAAGAAATGATAATTCAGAACTCGAGTTGACGTCAGTTGTGGAAAATACTTTTCCAGCACAAGATATTGCGCAGACTGTTACAGTGAAAAGGAAACGTGGAAAATCACAACCCAACTGTGCTCTGAAGGAACACTCTATGTCTAACATAGCCAGTGTCAAGAATTCTTACGAGCTGGAGAGCTCTGGGGAAGAGCTGGATCAGAGGTATTCCAAGGCCAAGCCAATGTGTAACACATGTGGGAAAGTGTTCTCAGAAGCCAGCAGCTTGAGAAGGCATATGAGAATACATAAAGGAGTTAAACCTTATGTCTGCCACTTGTGTGGAAAGGCATTTACCCAGTGTAACCAGCTGAAAACGCATGTAAGAACTCATACAGGTAAGCCTGGTTTGTGGGAGATAAAATTGCTTTTATATTGAAATAACATCTTTGTACAGAACATATTAATAAGCAGTGTTGACTGTTTTTGACCAACATTTGGTAAATACTTGCATTCACAAATGCATGTTAGATTGttgaaaatttatttgtaattgtGACCAAGTATTTAATGGTTATTCGTTTTATTGCTGCTGATCACTCTGAAGTCCTAATGTTTGAGGTCTTTGTGCCATTTTCTCTCATAGTTACAATAAACACAAACTTGATTCTAGCGTGCTAAGTATTTAACAGAAACAGATTAAGAGAAAAAGTAGTTACAACTCAGGACAGTTCTCAGACTTCGCCAGCCATCTTACCTTCTGCTTCCTAGACTGTCAACTTCTGAACATGTTTCTTAGAATTACACACACATTCATTCTTCAGCCTCTGTGTTTACCTTTGTCAGTACACTTAGATTTGTACATTTTAAGATTCAATGTATATTTCTCTCATTGATCACCTTTCACTATTATGAAATGAGAACACTGATTTCTTTTAATTCTACTAATGTTTTCAAAAGGCAATccggaaaaaaatcccatttgttttttttacttctagCAGTTAACATTTTCTGAATACTGAAAATAGTACTGTTGATGAACTCTTTTGAAAGCTTATGTGGTTCAAGCAGCTCAAACAATATctccttttaaat from Neovison vison isolate M4711 chromosome 6, ASM_NN_V1, whole genome shotgun sequence encodes:
- the MYNN gene encoding myoneurin isoform X2, which encodes MQYSHHCEHLLERLNKQREAGFLCDCTVVIGEFQFKAHRNVLASFSEYFGAIYRSTSENNVFLDQSQVKADGFQKLLEFIYTGTLNLDSWNVKEIHQAADYLKVEEVVTKCKIKMEDFAFIANPSSTEISSITGNIELNQQTCLLTLRDYNSREKSELSTDLVQANPKQGALAKKSSQTKKKKKAFNSQKTGQNKTVQYPSDILENASVELFLDANKVSTPVIDQDSQRNDNSELELTSVVENTFPAQDIAQTVTVKRKRGKSQPNCALKEHSMSNIASVKNSYELESSGEELDQRYSKAKPMCNTCGKVFSEASSLRRHMRIHKGVKPYVCHLCGKAFTQCNQLKTHVRTHTGEKPYKCELCDKGFAQKCQLVFHSRMHHGEEKPYKCDVCNLQFATSSNLKIHARKHSGEKPYVCDRCGQRFAQASTLTYHVRRHTGEKPYVCDTCGKAFAVSSSLITHSRKHTGERPFICELCGNSYTDIKNLKKHKTKVHSGADKVLDSSIEDHPLSEQDSIQKSPLSETLDVKPSDMTLPLSLPLGTEDHHILLPVTDNQSPTSDTLLRSTVNGYSEPQLIFLQQLY
- the MYNN gene encoding myoneurin isoform X1, coding for MQYSHHCEHLLERLNKQREAGFLCDCTVVIGEFQFKAHRNVLASFSEYFGAIYRSTSENNVFLDQSQVKADGFQKLLEFIYTGTLNLDSWNVKEIHQAADYLKVEEVVTKCKIKMEDFAFIANPSSTEISSITGNIELNQQTCLLTLRDYNSREKSELSTDLVQANPKQGALAKKSSQTKKKKKAFNSQKTGQNKTVQYPSDILENASVELFLDANKVSTPVIDQDSQRNDNSELELTSVVENTFPAQDIAQTVTVKRKRGKSQPNCALKEHSMSNIASVKNSYELESSGEELDQRYSKAKPMCNTCGKVFSEASSLRRHMRIHKGVKPYVCHLCGKAFTQCNQLKTHVRTHTGEKPYKCELCDKGFAQKCQLVFHSRMHHGEEKPYKCDVCNLQFATSSNLKIHARKHSGEKPYVCDRCGQRFAQASTLTYHVRRHTGEKPYVCDTCGKAFAVSSSLITHSRKHTGEKPYICGICGKSFISSGELNKHFRSHTGERPFICELCGNSYTDIKNLKKHKTKVHSGADKVLDSSIEDHPLSEQDSIQKSPLSETLDVKPSDMTLPLSLPLGTEDHHILLPVTDNQSPTSDTLLRSTVNGYSEPQLIFLQQLY